The region ACCCCTGACGCCGTTACCCCGCTGGGCATATTAAAACTGGCCGGCGGCCACTCCTTAAACTTTATCAATATTTTAGTAGACGGGCGGCCTATACGCTTGTTTAATTTAAGCCGTTTGACTGTTGCTGACGCCCTCCTGGCCGCCGGTATCGACATCCGGGCACTCCGCGGACGCCCCGGCATGGGACTGACCGTCACGGTAAACAACCAAACAAAATTTATTGCCGGCAGTCACGGTACGCCGGGCCAAGTACTGCTTAACGGCCAACCAGCCAAGCTCAGCGACTCTCTTAATGACCAGGATGTCATCGCAGTAACGCTGGGCACTGATGGAACAGCGCCGACGCCGCTCCTCAAGGATATAGTTACTGAACCGGAACCGCTGGATATTAAAGTGAATGGCCACGACTATCAGCTACAACGGCCAATACTTGTCAACGGCGTGCCTAAGACCGGCGACACTGTCTTACGGGACCGTGACCAAGTTGACTTTAGTTTGACAGTTACGCTGGGGCAAGCGCTTGAGCAGTTGGGACTTACTCCTGAGCCTGCTGAGTATGTTTATCAGATCAACGGTGCTGAGCGTTCCTATAAAGTATGGCCAAAATACACTATTAATAATAGTGCGGCAACAGCCGACAGCCTGCTCATGCCTGGCGATGCTGTTGAAATACTTAAGTTGCCGCCCCCCACTTTGGAAGAAATCCTAGGGATTAGCGGCAGCAACGCGAACTCTTCAGTCACGGTATTATTCAATGGCGTTAGCTGCACCGTACCCGTCAACCGTCACACCATCCTGGTAAACGGGCATCCGGCCGAAGCCGCTGAGCCGGCTCTTCCCGGCAGCGTCATTGAACTAAGTAGTGCTCCCAACCGGCAGCCGATAATCAGTGATGTGCTGCTGGCGGCCAACTTCGATCCCCGCAGCCTGCCGGCCGCCGGCAAAATTACTGTACTCTTAAATGGCTTGCCGACTGAATACACCGCCATTGTTAAAAATGGCGACAGCGTGGACATCCATATCCAAGAACTCTAAAATCACACAGAACTGTGACTTATGTCACAGTTCTTTTATATTTAATCCCCTATAATGAACTTGAAACTAAAAATTATAAGGGGGAGTAAACAATGAGCATGTTTTGCTACCAATGTGAACAAACAGCCGGTGGCTCCGGCTGCACCAAAATCGGCGTCTGCGGTAAGAACGAGGATATCGCCAGCCTTCAGGACACTCTGATTTTCGGTCTGAAAGGCATTGCCGCCTATGCCCACCATGCCCGCGAACTGGGCGCCCGTGACGAACAGGTGGACGCTTTCATGCATGACGCCCTATTCTTTACCCTGACTAATGTAAACTTCAACCTTGATAAACATATAGAAATGGTCCTTAAATGCGGCGAAATCAACCTCAAGGTCATGGAGCTATTAGACAAAGCCCATGTCGACCACTTTGGCTCACCGGTACCTACCGAAGTATTCACCGGCTTCAAATCCGGCTACGGCATCCTGGTTACCGGCCACGATCTGTTAGACCTGGAAGAACTGTTAAAACAGACCGAAGGCACAGGCGTCAATGTCTACACCCATGGCGAAATGCTGCCGGCGCACGCCTATCCTGAGCTCAAAAAATACAAACACCTGGTAGGCAACTATGGCACTGCCTGGCAAAACCAGCGTAAAGAGTTCGAACAGTTCCCCGGCGCCATCCTGGTAACTACCAACTGTGTCATGCCGCTAACGCCTAACGAGTCTTACGGCGACCGCATCTTTACCCGCAGCGTCACCGGCCTGCAGGGAGGCAACCATATTGCTGACCGCGATTTCTCGGCAGTCATTGCTAAAGCCAAATCGCTGCCCGTACTGCCTGACAAAGCCGGCGCTTACACATTGACTACCGGTTTTCATCATAATGCCATCCTTGGCTTGGCCGACAAAATTGTCGATGCTGTCAAAGCCGGCAAAATTAAACGGTTCTTCCTCATTGGCGGTTGCGACGGCGCTAAACCTGGCCGCAACTACTATACCGAACTGGCGGAAAAAGTGCCAAAAGATTGCGTAATTCTCACCGTAGCCTGTGGCAAATACCGCTTTAACCACCTCGACTTCGGCGATATTGACGGCATTCCGCGCCTTATTGACCTTGGTCAATGTAACAACGCGTACTCAGGCATCCAAGTGGCCGTTGCCTTAGCTAAAGTATTCAACTGTGGCGTAAACGATCTGCCCCTCTCCTTCATACTGTCCTGGTTTGAGCAAAAAGCAGTAGCCATCCTGCTCACCCTGCTCCACTTAGGTGTTAAGAACATCCGCCTCGGCCCATCGGCGCCGGCTTTCGTATCACCGGCAGTATTCAAGGTTCTCAATGAGAAATTCGGCCTCCGGCCGATCACTACCCCGGACGAAGATTTAAAAGCCATCTTAGGTTAGAAAAGACGATATAAATAAAGATTGCCATGCTGCGCCCGCAATGACCGGTTTTGTCACTGGGGAGCGCCAGCATGGCAATCCAGCTTTTTTCACTAAAATACGGCGCATTGGTTGCGACCTTGCCGTTTAGCGCGATATAGCGCGCTATCAGCCTCATGAAAAGCGTCCTCGGAGTCTTCACTCGGATCTTTTCGCGATACACCAATGCTAATGGTAATTTTCACCCGTTCACCTTTATGGAAAAAATCGCAATTGGCAACCTGATACCTAAGCCGTTCCGCTATTTTCATCCCAAGTTCCAAGGATGCACCTGGCAAGACAATAGCAAACTCTTCGCCGCCATACCGGAATGCCATATCCTTACTACGGATGCCTAATTTGATAATATTAGCAACTGTTGTCAATACATGATCGCCAAACAGATGGCCATATGTATCATTAAGTTTTTTAAAATGGTCGATATCAACCACCAGCAGTACATACTGTGATAAATTTCCCGTTTTTTCCAAATAGGACCGGTGGTTTAGCAGACCGGTCAGCTCATCGGTATGGGCCATTTCGTAATGGCGGGCGTTTTCCTGCATAAGTTCAGCGATTTTTCCTTCATGCTTTAACTGATTGGCGATAACATTATGCATATAGACAGCAGTAAATGACAAAACAGCAAATGCTATGACATTGTATATTATCTCCAACAAAAGCGGCACAGTGACTACGTCCGGCCGGAAAGTATTGGCAGCTACATAAACAACCATCACAGCCATTGCCATGCGCCTCGCCCGGTCACCGCCCACCTTCAGCACCATTCTCATTAATAACAGGTGGTATAAGACATTGCTATACACGGCTCCTGTTACCGTGAGTCCGGCACAAAGCGCCAAGTTGACCGCAAGTTCGGCCAGTTTGGGTTTAGTTCGCCGTATGCACAACATAAGATTATAGGCAATATACACTACAGATAAACCGATAATTAGCCCCCGCTGCGGGGTCGGGACCCATATCTCAGCCACTATGGTAAATGATGCCGAGATAATGCTTATTCGCCTAATTATAATCTGAACATAAAAAGCGTGGTCGTTCCACACCCTGCCGGATTGTAACCGTTTTGTCGCGTTCATCCATCTAAACTCCTTTACACTTCAGGAGTATAACAATGTATTCTGGTATTATATTATCGTACTTTTCTGGAAAAAAGTAAAGACATTTGATTGTGAAAGCAGCAAAATTCCTCCGCAAGTTCTGCTAATATTCAACAATATTTGTCATAAAAATAAATCCCCATGCAGCTTTTGTACATAGGGATTATGCCTGTTATTAAATAGGGATTATGCCTGTTATTTAAATAGGAATTATGCCTTATTCATGTTTTTGTTTACGATAATACTCGGCTACTCTGGCGAAAGCATTGCCGCTGGCGGCAATTGTCGCACCAATATCAGTGTGCGTATGAGCACTTGACATAAATGCAGCTTCAAACTGAGACGGAGCCAGGTAAACCCCTTGTTCAAGCATTGCGTGGAAGAAGGTATTGAAGGCGCCCACATCGGAACGTTTGGCGCTGTTATAATCGTAAACCGGCTTGTCAGTAAAGAATATGCCAAACATTGAACCAACCTGATGAAATTGGAAGTTGAAACCAAAAGCTAAAGCCTGGGCCTGGACACCGGCACACAGCGCAGTTGTCATGGATGTCAGTTTTTCATAAAAATCAGGATTTTGCGCTATTAACCGCAAAGTCGCAAGCCCTGCCGTCATAGCCAACGGATTGCCGCTCAGCGTGCCAGCCTGATACACCGGTCCGGCCGGGGCGATATGTTCCATAATATCCCGCCGTCCGCCATACGCGCCGACCGGCAAACCGCCGCCGATTACTTTGCCCAGACAGGTAAGATCAGGTGTAATGTCATAAAGTTCCTGAGCACCGCCATAAGCTACGCGGAAACCGGACATCACCTCATCAAAAATTAAGAGCGCGCCATACTTTTCGGTAAGAGCCCGGACCTGTTCAAGATACCCCGGGCGTGGCAGGATAAGCCCCATATTGCCAGGTACCGGCTCAATAATTACCGCCGCTATGTCTTGGCCGTGCCGCTCAAAGACTGTGGTTAAAGCCTGAGCATCATTATACTCTACGGTAATGGTATTGCCCGCTATTGTATCCGGAACTCCCGGGCTGTCAGGCACGCCCAAGGTTGTCGCCCCTGAGCCGGCTTTGACCAGCAGACTGTCATGGTGACCATGATAGCAACCGGCAAACTTGACGATCTTGTTGCGTTGGGTATAAGCGCGGGCCAGGCGAAGAACGCTCATAGTGGCTTCAGTGCCTGAATTAACAAAACGAACAAGCTCCATGGAAGGTACTGCTTCGGTAATCAAGCGCGCCAATTCGGTTTCTAACAGTGTCGGTGCACCATAACTGGTACCGCGTTGAAGGGCGTCGCTGAGTTCGGCAATAACTTCCGGGTGGGCGTGGCCTAAAATCATCGGTCCCCATGAGCCGACATAGTCAATATATTTATTGCCGTCAATGTCAAAAATGTGGCTGCCGGCAGCTTTGGCGATAAAGGGCGGTGTGCCGCCGACGCCCCGGAACGAGCGCACCGGACTATTGACTCCGCCTGGTATGTACCGTTTCGCCTCAGCAAAAGCGGTGGCTGACTTATCTAATTTAAATGCCATGCTATAATCCCCTTCCCCTTCTTATAACCACTTTACGGCGTCAAGCGCGTGATAGGTGATAATAATATCGGCCCCGGCGCGTTTCATGCTGGTCAACGTCTCCATCACTACCCGCGGCTCATCAATCAGCCCCTGCGCAGCGGCGGCCTTGACCATAGCATATTCACCACTTACATTATAGACAGCTACCGGTAACAAGAATTCGTCTTTAACTTGGCGGACAATATCAAGATAAGCCAGCGCCGGCTTAACGATAACAATGTCAGCCCCTTCCTCAACATCAAGCGCAACTTCTTTAAGCGCCTCGCGGGCGTTAGCCGGATCCATCTGATAAGCCCGGCGGTCGCCAAACTGCGGCGCTGAATGAGCGGCGTCGCGAAAAGGTCCGTAGTAGGCGGAGGCATACTT is a window of Sporomusaceae bacterium ACPt DNA encoding:
- the hcp_2 gene encoding Hydroxylamine reductase, coding for MSMFCYQCEQTAGGSGCTKIGVCGKNEDIASLQDTLIFGLKGIAAYAHHARELGARDEQVDAFMHDALFFTLTNVNFNLDKHIEMVLKCGEINLKVMELLDKAHVDHFGSPVPTEVFTGFKSGYGILVTGHDLLDLEELLKQTEGTGVNVYTHGEMLPAHAYPELKKYKHLVGNYGTAWQNQRKEFEQFPGAILVTTNCVMPLTPNESYGDRIFTRSVTGLQGGNHIADRDFSAVIAKAKSLPVLPDKAGAYTLTTGFHHNAILGLADKIVDAVKAGKIKRFFLIGGCDGAKPGRNYYTELAEKVPKDCVILTVACGKYRFNHLDFGDIDGIPRLIDLGQCNNAYSGIQVAVALAKVFNCGVNDLPLSFILSWFEQKAVAILLTLLHLGVKNIRLGPSAPAFVSPAVFKVLNEKFGLRPITTPDEDLKAILG
- the hemL gene encoding Glutamate-1-semialdehyde 2,1-aminomutase — encoded protein: MAFKLDKSATAFAEAKRYIPGGVNSPVRSFRGVGGTPPFIAKAAGSHIFDIDGNKYIDYVGSWGPMILGHAHPEVIAELSDALQRGTSYGAPTLLETELARLITEAVPSMELVRFVNSGTEATMSVLRLARAYTQRNKIVKFAGCYHGHHDSLLVKAGSGATTLGVPDSPGVPDTIAGNTITVEYNDAQALTTVFERHGQDIAAVIIEPVPGNMGLILPRPGYLEQVRALTEKYGALLIFDEVMSGFRVAYGGAQELYDITPDLTCLGKVIGGGLPVGAYGGRRDIMEHIAPAGPVYQAGTLSGNPLAMTAGLATLRLIAQNPDFYEKLTSMTTALCAGVQAQALAFGFNFQFHQVGSMFGIFFTDKPVYDYNSAKRSDVGAFNTFFHAMLEQGVYLAPSQFEAAFMSSAHTHTDIGATIAASGNAFARVAEYYRKQKHE